In Candidatus Defluviilinea proxima, a single genomic region encodes these proteins:
- the mdh gene encoding malate dehydrogenase gives MKKISIIGAGMTGSTTAHWLAERELANLVLVDVVEGMPQGKALDLAEALPIIGKDVDLIGANDYAATKGSDIIIITAGLARKPGMSRDDLLSKNAEIVGTAALETLKYSPDAIFIVLTNPLDTMAYLTLKKTGLPRERVIGQAGILDSARMRAFVAMETGVSVENIDCYVLGGHGDEMVPLTRHSNIAGVPLKEYLPADKLEAIVNRTRKGGGEIVNLLKTGSAYYAPAAACAQMAEAILKGKNLIVPCAAYMNGEYGLNDMYFGVPVMLGANGMEKIIEYKLDDDEKAMFDKSAAAVKETHDALRNLVSL, from the coding sequence ATGAAAAAGATTTCTATCATCGGCGCAGGGATGACTGGTTCGACCACTGCACACTGGCTTGCAGAACGTGAACTTGCCAACCTTGTTTTGGTAGATGTTGTGGAAGGGATGCCACAGGGGAAGGCGCTCGATCTGGCTGAGGCATTGCCCATTATTGGGAAAGATGTTGACCTGATCGGTGCAAATGATTATGCCGCCACCAAGGGTTCTGACATTATCATCATCACAGCAGGTCTGGCGCGCAAGCCGGGCATGAGCCGTGATGATCTGTTGTCGAAGAATGCAGAGATCGTGGGTACAGCCGCTCTGGAGACTCTCAAGTATTCACCAGATGCGATCTTTATTGTTTTGACCAACCCGCTCGACACCATGGCCTATTTGACGTTGAAGAAAACGGGTCTGCCCCGTGAGCGTGTGATTGGTCAGGCAGGGATTTTGGACTCGGCCCGTATGCGTGCATTCGTTGCGATGGAAACCGGTGTGAGCGTTGAGAATATCGATTGTTATGTGTTGGGCGGGCACGGCGATGAAATGGTCCCGCTTACACGCCATTCGAACATTGCTGGTGTCCCGTTGAAAGAGTATTTGCCCGCGGATAAATTGGAAGCGATCGTCAACCGCACTCGCAAGGGTGGTGGTGAGATCGTGAACTTGTTGAAAACTGGCTCGGCATATTATGCGCCTGCCGCCGCATGTGCCCAAATGGCCGAAGCGATTCTCAAAGGCAAGAATCTGATTGTCCCGTGCGCGGCGTATATGAACGGTGAATACGGATTGAACGATATGTATTTTGGTGTACCAGTGATGTTGGGCGCCAATGGTATGGAAAAGATCATCGAATATAAACTGGACGATGATGAAAAGGCCATGTTCGATAAGTCTGCGGCGGCGGTGAAGGAAACGCACGACGCGTTGCGTAATTTGGTAAGCCTGTAA
- the trxB gene encoding thioredoxin-disulfide reductase: MSSNENAKHVKVLVLGSGPTGYAAALYAARAELQPIVLTGMQLGGQAALTHTIENYPGFPEGVGGAQLGELFQKQAEHFGAVTEFDLANSVDLSKRPFKVTTDSGEYLADVLIIGTGASPTHLEIPGEVELTGRGVSYCATCDGWFFKDKKVVVVGGGDSALEEALFITRYASSVTIVHRRDTFRAGAILQKRALEHPKINVVWDTVVTKTVGAEKLEALQLKNVKTGEESTLETDGLFIFIGHIPNTQMFKGQLEMSDLGYIKVNDKMETNVPGVFAAGEAADPHFRQVVTSAGMGAAAAITATRFLEAESE; encoded by the coding sequence ATGTCATCAAATGAGAACGCAAAACATGTAAAAGTACTGGTGTTGGGGTCAGGCCCAACAGGATATGCGGCCGCGTTGTATGCCGCACGCGCAGAGTTACAACCCATTGTGTTGACCGGTATGCAGTTGGGCGGGCAGGCGGCATTGACCCATACCATTGAGAATTATCCCGGGTTCCCTGAAGGAGTGGGCGGGGCGCAGTTGGGTGAGTTGTTCCAGAAACAGGCTGAGCATTTCGGCGCAGTGACCGAGTTTGATCTAGCGAACTCGGTGGACTTGTCGAAGCGACCGTTCAAGGTGACAACGGATAGCGGTGAATATCTTGCCGATGTGTTGATCATTGGCACGGGCGCAAGCCCCACACATCTTGAGATCCCTGGCGAAGTGGAATTGACCGGGCGCGGTGTTTCGTATTGCGCCACTTGTGATGGTTGGTTCTTCAAGGATAAGAAGGTCGTAGTTGTTGGTGGTGGTGATAGCGCCCTCGAAGAGGCGTTGTTCATTACACGGTACGCATCATCTGTGACTATCGTTCATCGCCGCGATACATTTCGGGCTGGAGCGATCTTGCAGAAGCGAGCACTGGAACATCCCAAGATCAATGTGGTCTGGGACACAGTCGTTACCAAAACAGTTGGCGCTGAGAAACTTGAAGCTTTGCAACTCAAAAATGTGAAGACGGGTGAGGAATCAACCCTTGAAACGGATGGTCTCTTCATCTTCATTGGTCACATACCGAATACGCAGATGTTCAAGGGCCAACTGGAAATGAGTGACCTCGGATATATCAAGGTCAATGACAAAATGGAAACGAACGTGCCCGGCGTCTTTGCGGCCGGTGAGGCGGCAGACCCGCATTTTCGTCAGGTGGTCACTTCGGCAGGGATGGGGGCCGCCGCAGCTATAACGGCGACAAGGTTCCTCGAAGCAGAATCAGAATAA
- the murA gene encoding UDP-N-acetylglucosamine 1-carboxyvinyltransferase, which yields MNMEKFVIEGGVPLSGEVIPAGNKNAALPLVAACLLTEEPVILRNVPHIKDVEVMRHLIESLGAQVEDLDSTSWRITARDLRPADLDPDLCRRIRASILVAGPMSARVGEFKLPPPGGDVIGRRRLDTHILALRALGSDVQYDRGFTFRSNGLHGADFLMDEASVTATENAIMAAVTAKGDTVIRNAASEPHVQELCYFLNSLGAQIEEIGSNTLHIHGVTKLHGGEFTIGPDYLEVISFVGAAAVTHGNVRIKNAGIKNLGMVAHIFERMGVHWDVEGDDLIVPSNQSLEIIPDLDGAIPEIKTNVWPAFPTDLISIAITVATQASGSIMFHDWMFSGRMYFTDKLVGMGAKIILCDPYRCLIQGPNQLYGEKLESPDIRAGMSLLLAAFAAKGKSTVRNISQIERGYQDVDKKFKALGANIERVTE from the coding sequence ATGAACATGGAAAAATTCGTTATTGAAGGCGGAGTTCCGTTGAGTGGTGAGGTGATCCCCGCTGGAAACAAGAACGCCGCATTACCCCTGGTTGCCGCATGCCTGCTGACCGAAGAGCCTGTGATTTTGCGTAACGTCCCCCACATCAAAGATGTGGAGGTGATGCGACATCTCATCGAAAGCTTGGGAGCACAGGTGGAAGATCTGGACTCCACTTCGTGGCGCATCACAGCTCGGGACCTGAGGCCTGCGGACCTCGACCCGGACCTTTGCCGTCGCATTCGGGCTTCGATCCTTGTAGCGGGACCCATGTCGGCGCGGGTGGGTGAGTTCAAACTGCCTCCGCCCGGTGGTGATGTGATCGGACGCCGCCGCCTCGATACGCACATCCTTGCTTTGCGAGCGCTCGGTTCTGATGTGCAATATGATCGCGGCTTTACTTTCCGCTCGAACGGTTTGCATGGCGCGGACTTTCTCATGGATGAAGCCAGTGTCACTGCGACGGAAAATGCGATCATGGCGGCAGTCACTGCAAAAGGAGATACGGTCATTCGTAATGCCGCATCTGAACCGCATGTGCAGGAGTTGTGTTACTTTTTGAATAGTCTTGGTGCACAGATCGAAGAGATCGGTTCAAACACGCTTCATATTCACGGTGTGACGAAACTGCACGGAGGCGAGTTTACGATCGGTCCCGATTATCTGGAGGTCATTAGCTTTGTCGGTGCGGCGGCTGTGACACATGGGAACGTGCGTATCAAGAATGCAGGCATCAAGAATCTTGGCATGGTGGCGCATATCTTCGAGCGCATGGGTGTGCATTGGGATGTGGAAGGTGATGACTTGATCGTTCCATCCAACCAGTCATTGGAAATTATCCCAGACCTTGATGGTGCAATTCCCGAAATAAAGACGAACGTCTGGCCTGCATTCCCAACGGACTTGATCAGTATTGCCATCACAGTTGCTACACAAGCCAGTGGTTCGATCATGTTCCATGATTGGATGTTCTCCGGGCGTATGTATTTCACTGACAAGTTAGTGGGCATGGGCGCGAAGATCATTTTGTGTGATCCATATCGTTGTCTCATTCAGGGACCGAATCAGTTGTATGGTGAAAAGCTGGAAAGCCCCGATATCCGCGCAGGTATGTCTCTGTTGCTGGCGGCGTTCGCAGCGAAGGGAAAGTCCACGGTGCGGAATATCAGCCAGATCGAACGTGGGTATCAGGACGTGGATAAGAAGTTCAAGGCGTTGGGTGCAAACATTGAACGGGTGACGGAATAA
- a CDS encoding prepilin peptidase, which yields MDITLFIPILLGWIAGLLVNYVSDVLPVTRRFSQPACPHCQSSFSWFDYLTFRACHNCGTRRSLRIWIVQAVAIASFLYFWLSPPKALGLPLGLIVLTYFGVIIVIDMEHRLILHPTSMFGAVLGLIVGTYIYRNAVDGLPYAFLKSLIGGIAGFVIMFLLYQFGAFIANLRARKMASAGQADDGEEALGGGDVYLMGVLGLMLGWPNIILGITAGALVGGVVALLALIQVLIKRRYAQDSLMTFIPYGPSLVLGAFYILYFF from the coding sequence ATGGATATTACTTTATTCATCCCCATTCTGCTCGGCTGGATCGCTGGCCTTCTCGTGAACTATGTATCGGACGTTTTGCCAGTTACTCGCCGCTTTAGCCAGCCGGCTTGCCCCCACTGCCAATCATCTTTTTCATGGTTTGACTATTTGACTTTTCGCGCATGTCACAATTGCGGGACTCGCCGCAGTCTGCGGATCTGGATCGTTCAAGCCGTGGCAATCGCTTCTTTTCTGTACTTTTGGCTGTCTCCACCTAAAGCGCTTGGTCTGCCCCTTGGCCTGATCGTACTTACTTATTTTGGCGTCATCATCGTCATTGACATGGAACACCGCCTGATTCTGCACCCCACTAGTATGTTTGGCGCAGTGTTGGGACTGATCGTCGGCACCTATATTTACAGAAATGCAGTAGACGGACTTCCATATGCCTTCTTGAAGTCCTTGATAGGCGGCATCGCTGGCTTTGTCATCATGTTCCTCCTGTACCAATTTGGCGCCTTCATTGCCAATTTACGCGCAAGGAAAATGGCATCAGCCGGACAAGCGGATGACGGCGAAGAGGCCCTCGGTGGCGGCGACGTGTACCTGATGGGCGTTTTGGGGCTGATGCTCGGCTGGCCCAATATCATTCTCGGCATCACCGCTGGTGCATTAGTCGGAGGTGTTGTGGCTCTGCTGGCGCTGATCCAAGTCCTTATCAAAAGGCGCTACGCGCAAGACAGCCTGATGACCTTCATCCCCTACGGCCCTTCACTCGTCCTTGGAGCCTTCTATATCCTTTATTTCTTCTAA